A single region of the Streptomyces sp. NBC_01262 genome encodes:
- a CDS encoding TIGR03086 family metal-binding protein — protein sequence MENNLHALMTEAAAEAARVARGVTPEQLSGPTPCGKWDTRTLVNHWVLYTSHGLEHRALRKQLPGEWTERDFTAEPDWAGAYAAQLDRAVAAWADPAVWEGEVDLGFAVMPAPEIASLIIKETAVHGWDVAAATGQEFRCSPALGELVLKVVDEHAEIYRQYEGFAEPVALADATSASAFERALALSGRDAQWTPPRAAATR from the coding sequence ATGGAGAACAACCTGCACGCACTCATGACCGAAGCCGCCGCCGAAGCCGCCCGCGTCGCCCGGGGCGTCACCCCCGAGCAGCTGTCCGGGCCCACGCCCTGCGGCAAATGGGACACCCGCACCCTGGTCAACCACTGGGTCCTCTACACCTCCCACGGCCTTGAGCACCGTGCCCTGCGCAAGCAGCTCCCCGGGGAGTGGACCGAGCGCGACTTCACCGCCGAGCCCGACTGGGCCGGCGCCTACGCCGCCCAACTGGACCGCGCCGTCGCCGCCTGGGCCGACCCCGCGGTCTGGGAGGGCGAGGTCGACCTCGGATTCGCCGTCATGCCCGCGCCCGAGATCGCATCCCTGATCATCAAGGAGACCGCCGTCCACGGTTGGGACGTGGCCGCGGCCACCGGCCAGGAGTTCCGCTGCTCCCCCGCCCTCGGCGAGCTGGTCCTGAAGGTCGTGGACGAACACGCCGAGATCTACCGGCAGTACGAGGGCTTCGCCGAGCCGGTGGCCCTCGCGGACGCCACCTCGGCGTCGGCCTTCGAACGCGCACTGGCCCTGTC